The following are encoded in a window of Sphingobium sp. AP49 genomic DNA:
- a CDS encoding polysaccharide pyruvyl transferase family protein: MKAAYFSVRIDPLSSLLTKREAIGWNTGNLAFIDAIQRIFDCDVVTVQDGDRLDGYGTFLTNDLIWMREGDEPWGELLQQLTLAGDRPLIPLCVGLQSANYKSDFRVQPTMVSFLQQLAERVTIPTRGVYTAEILSRHGITNVQPLGCPSLYQLPLYPGALAGLARDVTDGLFAATNFGTFGETMMPAEYAFLRYMPDQFAGFIDQTFDLLPWLEAHDERLAQWMRRHIHAFFDLESWVRHNARYNFSMGARFHGNVVPLLSGTRSLFLTIDSRTREMTDFLRLPVLELAAFDPTRPLRHYYDMADYSDFLGHYRALTDGLVDYAGRHGLPLSPSYLAGVSQL; the protein is encoded by the coding sequence ATGAAAGCCGCCTATTTTTCGGTCCGCATCGACCCTTTGTCGTCTTTGCTGACGAAGCGGGAGGCGATAGGCTGGAACACCGGCAATCTGGCTTTCATCGACGCGATTCAGCGGATTTTCGACTGCGATGTAGTGACGGTGCAGGATGGCGATCGGCTGGATGGCTATGGTACCTTCCTGACCAACGACCTGATCTGGATGCGCGAGGGGGACGAACCATGGGGCGAGTTGCTGCAGCAACTGACACTGGCCGGTGATCGGCCGCTCATACCGCTGTGCGTCGGCCTGCAATCGGCGAATTATAAGAGCGATTTTCGGGTGCAGCCGACCATGGTGTCGTTCCTGCAGCAACTGGCCGAGCGGGTGACGATCCCGACCCGGGGCGTTTATACCGCAGAAATACTGAGCCGCCACGGCATCACCAATGTCCAGCCGCTCGGCTGCCCCTCATTATATCAATTGCCGCTCTATCCCGGCGCCTTGGCGGGGCTGGCGAGGGATGTGACCGACGGGCTGTTCGCGGCGACCAATTTCGGCACCTTCGGCGAGACGATGATGCCGGCCGAATATGCGTTTCTGCGCTACATGCCGGACCAGTTCGCTGGCTTTATCGATCAGACATTCGACCTGCTGCCCTGGCTGGAAGCACATGACGAGCGTCTGGCCCAGTGGATGCGTCGACATATTCACGCCTTTTTCGATCTGGAATCCTGGGTCCGGCACAATGCGCGCTATAATTTCAGCATGGGTGCCCGCTTCCATGGCAATGTCGTGCCGCTGCTCAGCGGCACCCGCTCGCTATTCCTGACGATCGACAGCCGAACGCGGGAAATGACCGATTTTCTACGCCTGCCCGTGCTGGAACTGGCTGCCTTCGATCCGACCAGACCGTTGCGCCATTATTATGACATGGCCGATTATTCGGATTTCCTCGGCCATTATCGTGCGTTGACCGACGGCCTTGTCGATTATGCGGGCCGCCATGGATTGCCCTTGTCGCCGTCCTATCTGGCTGGGGTGTCACAGCTCTGA
- a CDS encoding fatty acid desaturase: MTVHDPILAAASRTRSAIPDDTKMLRAAAELTRTLSTANPAIYWPDLLTSALIGYGALAGAILAQNVAIAIGCALLSMMALYRAASFIHELTHIRKGALPGFRFGWNLLVGIPLMIPSFLYEGVHTQHHARTRYGTAEDPEYLPLALMKPWSLPLFIVVAALAPVGLILRFGVLTPLSLIIPPLRRKVVAEFSALSINPAYRRRAPEGDFARMWAWQEAGACLFALALVGSVFAFGWKPLLVYMAIHSAMTVINQLRTLVAHLWENEGDAMTVTAQYLDSVNVPPPGTLPELWAPVGLRYHALHHLLPSVPYHNLGPAHRQLIATLDGDSPYHKGNYTGMMPLVAKIARSTMGAR, from the coding sequence ATGACTGTGCATGATCCCATATTGGCCGCCGCGTCCCGTACGCGCTCGGCCATTCCCGACGATACGAAAATGCTGCGGGCGGCGGCTGAACTGACGCGCACGCTGTCGACCGCCAATCCCGCCATCTACTGGCCCGACCTGCTGACATCCGCGCTGATCGGCTATGGTGCGCTGGCCGGCGCGATTCTGGCTCAGAATGTGGCGATCGCGATTGGCTGCGCGCTGCTGTCGATGATGGCGCTGTATCGGGCCGCGAGCTTCATCCATGAGCTGACCCATATCCGCAAGGGGGCGCTGCCCGGCTTCCGCTTTGGCTGGAATCTGTTGGTCGGCATTCCGCTGATGATCCCGTCCTTCCTCTATGAGGGCGTGCATACCCAGCACCATGCCCGTACCCGCTATGGCACGGCGGAGGATCCGGAATATCTGCCGCTGGCATTGATGAAACCCTGGTCGCTGCCCTTGTTCATCGTCGTCGCCGCGCTGGCGCCGGTCGGTCTGATCCTGCGCTTTGGCGTGTTGACGCCGCTCAGCCTGATCATCCCGCCGCTGCGGCGCAAGGTGGTGGCGGAATTTTCGGCGCTGTCGATCAACCCCGCCTATCGCCGCCGCGCGCCCGAGGGCGATTTCGCCCGCATGTGGGCCTGGCAGGAAGCGGGTGCCTGCCTGTTCGCGCTGGCGCTGGTGGGCAGCGTCTTCGCCTTCGGCTGGAAGCCGCTGCTCGTCTATATGGCGATCCATTCGGCGATGACCGTGATCAACCAGTTGCGGACCCTGGTCGCCCATCTGTGGGAGAATGAGGGCGATGCCATGACCGTGACGGCGCAGTATCTCGACTCGGTCAACGTGCCGCCGCCCGGCACGCTGCCGGAACTATGGGCGCCGGTTGGCCTGCGCTACCATGCGCTGCACCATCTGCTGCCCAGCGTGCCTTATCATAATCTGGGTCCGGCGCATCGCCAGTTGATCGCGACGCTGGACGGGGACTCGCCCTATCACAAGGGCAATTACACCGGGATGATGCCATTGGTCGCGAAGATCGCGCGGAGCACGATGGGCGCACGCTGA
- the lptG gene encoding LPS export ABC transporter permease LptG → MQFDFFPSRQISWYMIRLFLTRTLAVLAMLVIVLQMLDLLGNSGDILAYPGNGDAQLWHYVSLRAPQIIARFLPFSVLLGTLIMLATLNQNSEIISMKAAGLSAHQILAPLVAAALGIALLSYVFNERVVARSTAMLSAWQAVDFGPIPADSGIKTNPWVRDGNNLVTAAIVAGRGTEVQLRKVEIFNRVNNSLTTIIEAPKGHYDATTRNWVLEGARQFDVARGTLKNAGTIHFGSDIRPDQFTLAKVDPDSLTFTELRAAISDLHDAGRPTAELEGSLWHKLSGPLSALLMPILGSVAAFGLARSGQLFLRAVMGMALGFAYFVADNFSLAMGNLGAYPPYLAAWAPFLLFLLLGETVLFRTEE, encoded by the coding sequence ATGCAGTTCGATTTCTTCCCCTCGCGCCAGATCAGCTGGTACATGATCCGGCTGTTCCTGACCCGTACCCTGGCGGTGCTGGCGATGCTGGTGATCGTGCTGCAGATGCTCGACCTGCTCGGCAATTCGGGCGATATCCTCGCCTATCCCGGCAATGGCGACGCGCAGCTTTGGCATTATGTCAGTTTGCGGGCACCACAGATCATCGCCCGTTTCCTGCCCTTCTCGGTGCTGCTGGGCACGCTTATCATGCTGGCGACGCTGAACCAGAACAGCGAAATCATCTCGATGAAGGCCGCGGGCCTGTCAGCGCACCAGATATTGGCCCCGCTGGTGGCGGCGGCACTGGGCATCGCCCTGCTGAGCTACGTCTTCAACGAGCGGGTCGTCGCCCGGTCGACGGCGATGCTGAGTGCGTGGCAGGCGGTCGATTTCGGCCCGATCCCGGCCGATAGTGGGATCAAGACCAATCCCTGGGTGCGCGACGGCAATAATCTGGTCACGGCCGCAATCGTGGCGGGACGTGGTACCGAGGTCCAGTTGCGCAAGGTCGAAATCTTCAACCGCGTCAACAACAGCCTGACCACCATCATCGAAGCGCCCAAGGGGCATTATGACGCGACCACCCGGAATTGGGTACTCGAAGGGGCGCGGCAATTCGACGTCGCGCGCGGCACGCTCAAAAATGCCGGCACGATCCATTTCGGCAGCGACATCCGTCCCGACCAGTTCACCCTGGCCAAGGTCGATCCCGACAGCCTGACCTTCACCGAATTGCGCGCCGCGATCAGCGACCTGCACGATGCCGGCCGGCCGACCGCGGAACTGGAAGGCAGCCTGTGGCACAAGCTGTCCGGCCCGCTTTCCGCCTTGCTGATGCCGATCCTCGGTTCGGTCGCCGCCTTCGGCCTGGCCCGTTCAGGCCAGCTCTTCCTGCGCGCGGTGATGGGCATGGCGCTGGGCTTTGCCTATTTCGTCGCCGACAATTTCTCGCTCGCCATGGGCAATCTGGGCGCCTATCCGCCCTACCTTGCCGCCTGGGCGCCCTTCCTCCTCTTCCTGCTGCTGGGCGAGACCGTCCTCTTCCGCACCGAAGAGTGA
- the lptF gene encoding LPS export ABC transporter permease LptF — MLTAIDRYLARLIALPLMGTLVIAAMLLVLDKMLSLFDFVAAEGGPVSVVWRMLANMLPEYLSLGIPIGLMLGILLAFRKLATSSELDVMRAVGLSYGRLLRVPYMFAFALALLNLGIVGWVQPLSRHAYEALRFELRSGALGASIKVGEFTSLGKRMTMRIERSLDEGRNLRGIFVRAVGKDGQSVAVTAAQGAFLATDDPDTIIFRLRDGVLVNDAPKYKTPRVLSFSSHDLPIDLPQIENFRGRDVDREKTLPELVSMGRDPATPTKLRNEIRSNFHFRMVEVVMMMLLPMAALAFAIPPKRSTSALGVFLSIVFIVTYHKINQYGESIGSLGKIDPIIALWGPFLLASGLIFWMYHVIAHRPGGQPIAALEYAFAKLGKQVGRLVRYVTRRGEPAQGAA, encoded by the coding sequence ATGCTGACCGCCATCGACCGATATCTCGCCCGCCTGATCGCCCTCCCCCTGATGGGGACGCTGGTGATCGCCGCGATGCTGCTTGTCCTCGACAAGATGTTGAGCCTGTTCGACTTTGTCGCAGCCGAAGGAGGGCCGGTCAGCGTGGTGTGGCGGATGCTCGCCAACATGCTGCCCGAATATCTCTCGCTCGGCATCCCGATCGGGTTGATGCTCGGCATCCTGCTTGCCTTCCGCAAGCTTGCCACCTCTTCCGAACTGGACGTGATGCGCGCCGTGGGCCTGTCCTACGGCCGGCTGCTGCGCGTCCCTTACATGTTCGCCTTCGCCCTGGCACTGCTCAATCTGGGCATTGTCGGCTGGGTCCAGCCGCTTTCGCGCCATGCCTATGAAGCGTTGCGCTTCGAGTTGCGGTCCGGCGCGCTCGGCGCGTCCATCAAGGTGGGCGAGTTCACCAGCCTGGGCAAGCGGATGACGATGCGGATCGAGCGCAGCCTGGACGAAGGCCGCAATCTGCGCGGCATCTTCGTCCGTGCGGTCGGCAAGGATGGTCAGTCCGTGGCCGTTACCGCTGCCCAGGGCGCCTTCCTGGCGACCGACGACCCCGACACCATCATCTTCCGCCTGCGTGACGGCGTGCTGGTGAACGACGCGCCCAAATACAAGACGCCGCGCGTCCTCTCCTTCTCCAGCCATGACCTGCCGATCGACCTGCCGCAGATCGAGAATTTCCGTGGCCGTGACGTCGACAGGGAAAAGACCCTGCCAGAGCTGGTCTCGATGGGTCGCGATCCCGCGACGCCGACCAAGCTGCGCAACGAAATCCGTTCCAACTTCCATTTCCGCATGGTCGAGGTGGTGATGATGATGTTGCTGCCGATGGCGGCGCTGGCCTTCGCGATCCCGCCCAAGCGCTCGACATCCGCGCTGGGCGTCTTCCTGTCGATCGTATTCATCGTGACCTATCACAAGATCAACCAATATGGCGAAAGCATCGGCTCGCTCGGCAAGATTGACCCGATCATCGCTTTGTGGGGGCCGTTTCTGCTGGCCTCGGGCCTGATCTTCTGGATGTATCATGTCATCGCCCATCGCCCCGGTGGCCAGCCGATCGCGGCGCTGGAATATGCGTTCGCCAAACTGGGCAAGCAGGTCGGCCGACTGGTACGCTATGTGACGCGGCGCGGCGAACCGGCGCAAGGAGCAGCCTGA
- a CDS encoding YegS/Rv2252/BmrU family lipid kinase → METKPLPKQAILVVNAHSRRGQDNFIEAREKLEAAGVDLIAAHAVEDPEQMAATVRNAVASGTPMVIVGGGDGSMSGTVDELVGKDCVFGVLPLGTANSFARTLGLPLDLDGAIKAIATGQRRRVDLGMIDRDYFVNAASLGLSPMIGQTVPHKLKRYLGRIGYLLWAVKCSVGFRAFRLTIDDGEKERRLWSTEVRILNGPYHGGVELSDHAAVDTGEIVVQAVVGRSKPRLAWDWYAKFFKLRDRDAHTEEFHGRQFRIACHPPQKISIDGEVLAKTPVTVKIAPGAVDVAVPRD, encoded by the coding sequence ATGGAAACGAAACCGCTCCCCAAACAGGCCATCCTGGTCGTCAACGCCCATAGCCGACGAGGCCAGGACAATTTCATCGAGGCCAGGGAAAAACTCGAAGCCGCTGGCGTGGACCTGATCGCCGCCCACGCGGTCGAAGACCCGGAGCAGATGGCTGCCACGGTCCGCAACGCAGTGGCCAGCGGCACGCCCATGGTGATCGTGGGCGGCGGCGACGGTTCCATGTCAGGCACCGTCGATGAGCTGGTCGGCAAGGATTGCGTGTTCGGCGTGCTGCCGCTCGGCACCGCCAACAGCTTCGCCCGCACCTTGGGCTTGCCCCTCGACCTCGACGGCGCGATCAAGGCGATCGCCACCGGCCAGCGCCGCCGCGTCGACCTCGGCATGATCGATCGCGACTATTTCGTGAATGCCGCCTCATTGGGCCTCTCACCGATGATCGGCCAGACCGTGCCGCACAAGCTCAAACGCTATCTCGGCCGCATCGGCTATCTGCTCTGGGCGGTCAAATGCTCGGTCGGCTTTCGCGCCTTCCGCCTGACGATCGACGATGGGGAGAAGGAACGGCGCCTGTGGTCAACCGAGGTGCGCATTCTCAACGGCCCCTATCATGGCGGGGTCGAGCTGTCGGACCATGCCGCCGTCGATACCGGGGAGATCGTGGTTCAGGCGGTCGTCGGCCGCAGCAAGCCGCGCCTCGCCTGGGACTGGTATGCCAAATTCTTCAAGCTGCGCGACCGCGACGCCCATACGGAGGAATTTCACGGTCGCCAGTTCAGGATCGCCTGCCACCCGCCGCAGAAGATTTCGATCGACGGCGAGGTGCTGGCGAAGACGCCGGTCACGGTGAAGATCGCGCCGGGCGCGGTCGATGTGGCGGTGCCCCGGGACTGA
- a CDS encoding carbon-nitrogen hydrolase family protein, which translates to MRAAIFQMTTGIDPAANAAAIVEAAVRAKGEGADMLFTPEMAGYLDRDRKRAAETLRGEADDIVLAAVREAAAREGLWIHVGSLPLKDARSDGRWANRSFMIDDCGEIRARYDKIHLFDVDLASGESWRESSVYGPGESVVAVDTPWARMGFSICYDMRFPDLYRALTNAGATVLLAPAAFTVPTGQAHWHVLLRARAIEAGCFLIAAAQAGEHADGRTTYGHSLVVDPWGDVLLDMGEGAGIALVDLDLSRVEAVRGRVPAIANRRVIPQDVEIR; encoded by the coding sequence ATGCGCGCCGCGATCTTCCAGATGACGACCGGAATCGATCCGGCCGCCAATGCCGCCGCAATTGTGGAGGCGGCCGTGCGCGCCAAAGGGGAGGGGGCGGACATGCTCTTCACCCCGGAAATGGCAGGCTATCTGGACCGGGATCGCAAGCGTGCGGCGGAAACGCTGCGCGGCGAGGCGGATGACATTGTGCTGGCGGCGGTGCGCGAGGCGGCGGCGCGCGAGGGGCTGTGGATCCATGTCGGATCACTGCCGCTGAAAGATGCGCGCAGTGACGGGCGCTGGGCCAATCGCAGCTTCATGATCGACGACTGCGGCGAAATACGGGCGCGCTACGACAAGATCCATCTGTTCGACGTCGATTTGGCGTCGGGCGAAAGCTGGCGCGAATCCTCGGTCTATGGTCCGGGGGAAAGCGTGGTGGCGGTCGATACGCCCTGGGCACGGATGGGCTTTTCCATCTGCTACGACATGCGTTTCCCCGACCTTTATCGGGCGCTGACCAATGCGGGGGCGACCGTGCTGCTGGCGCCGGCGGCCTTCACCGTGCCGACCGGGCAGGCCCACTGGCATGTGCTGCTGCGTGCCCGCGCGATCGAGGCGGGCTGCTTCCTGATCGCCGCCGCGCAGGCGGGCGAGCATGCCGACGGGCGCACCACCTATGGCCATAGCCTGGTGGTCGATCCATGGGGCGATGTGCTGCTGGACATGGGCGAGGGGGCGGGCATTGCCCTTGTCGACCTCGACCTCAGCCGGGTAGAGGCGGTGCGCGGGCGGGTGCCGGCCATCGCCAATCGGCGCGTGATACCGCAGGATGTTGAGATCAGGTGA
- a CDS encoding ComF family protein, producing MMSLVPLLKTVMRPVMDYALPPRCPGCGAIVGADHGFCLDCWSGMRFLGPPCCARCGLPFAHEMGEGAACGACLAQPPPFDSARAVLAYGDVARTVALRLKYGRRIGLARLVAGQMLRHVPAGLDGALIVPVPLHRWRLWGRGFNQSALIADHLGRLTGLAVDKHGLRRVKRTQPLRGMNPKQRAKAVRGAFALAPGHALKGRAILLVDDVHTSGATAAACATLLKAGGAREVHLLCWARALPRTVSDAGED from the coding sequence ATGATGTCGCTGGTCCCGCTTCTCAAGACCGTGATGCGTCCGGTCATGGATTATGCCCTTCCGCCCCGCTGCCCCGGATGCGGCGCGATCGTCGGCGCGGACCATGGTTTCTGCCTCGATTGCTGGAGCGGGATGCGGTTTCTGGGGCCGCCCTGCTGCGCGCGCTGCGGCCTGCCGTTCGCGCACGAGATGGGTGAGGGCGCGGCCTGTGGCGCCTGCCTGGCACAGCCACCGCCGTTCGACAGCGCGCGGGCGGTGCTGGCCTATGGCGATGTCGCGCGGACGGTGGCGCTGCGATTGAAATATGGGCGGCGGATCGGCCTTGCCCGATTGGTCGCGGGGCAGATGCTGCGCCATGTGCCGGCGGGGCTGGACGGCGCGCTGATCGTGCCGGTGCCACTGCATCGCTGGCGGCTATGGGGGCGCGGCTTCAACCAGTCGGCGCTGATCGCCGATCATCTGGGGCGGCTGACGGGGCTGGCGGTGGACAAGCATGGCTTGCGCCGGGTGAAGCGGACCCAGCCGCTGCGGGGCATGAACCCCAAGCAGCGCGCGAAGGCGGTGCGCGGCGCCTTTGCACTGGCGCCGGGGCACGCACTGAAGGGGCGGGCGATCCTGCTGGTCGATGATGTCCATACCAGCGGGGCGACGGCGGCGGCCTGCGCGACGCTGCTGAAGGCTGGTGGCGCGCGCGAGGTGCATCTGCTGTGCTGGGCACGGGCGTTGCCGCGCACCGTGTCGGATGCCGGCGAAGATTGA
- a CDS encoding DUF2141 domain-containing protein: MVMLKVAVGLMPVVAMMVAVPAMAHGQEIANDLNRCAASAKGPAVLVDVRGFVEAAGTVRVQSYTATKATWLTKGEWLNRIDTPVRPASGGMRFCMPLPEAGRYGIAVRHDRDGNGKTDISRDGGGFSNNPSISIFNLGKPSVEKAAFYAGPGVTRITINLKYM, translated from the coding sequence ATGGTCATGTTGAAAGTTGCAGTGGGTTTGATGCCGGTGGTGGCGATGATGGTTGCCGTACCCGCAATGGCCCATGGTCAGGAAATAGCCAATGATCTGAACCGCTGCGCCGCGTCGGCCAAGGGGCCGGCGGTGCTGGTCGATGTGCGTGGTTTTGTCGAGGCTGCCGGTACGGTGCGGGTGCAATCCTATACCGCGACCAAGGCAACCTGGCTGACCAAGGGCGAATGGCTGAACCGCATCGATACCCCGGTCCGGCCAGCCAGCGGAGGCATGCGTTTCTGCATGCCGCTGCCCGAAGCCGGCCGATACGGCATCGCGGTGCGGCACGACCGGGATGGCAATGGCAAGACCGACATCTCCCGTGATGGCGGCGGTTTTTCCAATAATCCATCGATCAGCATTTTCAATCTGGGCAAGCCGTCGGTCGAAAAGGCCGCCTTCTATGCAGGACCGGGCGTGACCCGGATCACCATCAACCTCAAATATATGTAA
- a CDS encoding class I SAM-dependent methyltransferase has product MTAPETRPNIFDRALRARHRDRMLGAFADHDFLHRAMLDELLDRLADVQRDLPEVLLIGCPDGSAKAALEAMGKRVACADPGFLAAARVGGVQVDEDALPFADNSFDLIIACGTLDSVNDLPGALILMRRVLRPDGLMLAAFAGAGSLPRLKSALLAAEGDRPGQHVHPQVDVRSAGDLLSRAGFAMPVADGETLNIRYGDIVRLMHDLRGMGAGNALATRPPALSRDVLMRAAAHFADAADPDGRTAEQMVLIYLSGWKPDASQAAPARRGSATVSLAAALKGGAKPDGD; this is encoded by the coding sequence ATGACTGCCCCCGAAACCCGCCCCAACATTTTCGACCGTGCCCTGCGCGCCCGCCACCGCGACCGGATGCTTGGCGCCTTTGCCGATCATGACTTCCTCCACCGCGCGATGCTGGACGAATTGCTCGACCGCCTTGCCGACGTGCAGCGCGACCTGCCCGAAGTGCTGCTGATCGGCTGCCCGGACGGCAGCGCGAAAGCCGCGCTCGAAGCCATGGGCAAGCGCGTTGCCTGCGCCGATCCCGGCTTTCTCGCGGCCGCCCGCGTCGGCGGCGTGCAGGTGGACGAGGATGCCTTGCCCTTTGCCGACAATAGTTTCGACCTGATCATCGCCTGCGGCACGCTCGACAGCGTCAACGACCTGCCCGGCGCGCTGATCCTGATGCGCCGCGTGCTGCGGCCCGACGGGCTGATGCTCGCCGCCTTTGCCGGCGCGGGCAGCCTGCCCCGCCTCAAATCCGCGCTGCTCGCGGCCGAGGGCGACCGACCCGGCCAGCATGTCCATCCCCAGGTCGATGTGCGTTCGGCCGGCGACCTGCTCAGCCGCGCCGGCTTCGCCATGCCGGTGGCCGATGGCGAGACTCTCAATATCCGCTATGGCGACATCGTCCGGCTGATGCACGATCTGCGCGGCATGGGCGCGGGCAATGCGCTCGCAACCCGCCCGCCGGCCCTGTCGCGCGATGTGCTGATGCGCGCCGCCGCCCATTTCGCCGATGCAGCCGATCCCGACGGGCGCACCGCCGAACAGATGGTGCTCATCTATCTGTCAGGCTGGAAACCCGACGCCAGCCAGGCCGCCCCCGCCCGCCGCGGCAGCGCCACCGTCTCGCTGGCGGCGGCGCTCAAGGGCGGTGCCAAGCCGGATGGAGATTGA
- a CDS encoding metallophosphoesterase: MARIAHLSDIHFGAHDRRIVDAATAWLEERRPDLIVISGDLTQRARVEQFKAAAAWIGRLHAAGMKTLVIPGNHDVPMFDVVRRFARPLGRYKHYISRDLCPFYEDDEVAILGLNTARSLTIKDGRINHDQMDRLRATFARVAPAKTRILVTHHPLFAMPIGRGGELSEAVGRHEDAVQAACEAGVHIALAGHFHRTYALAADQMVESAGAALVIQAGTATSTRLRNDEPQSFNWLHVQRNDSIELQVIVWDGSSFQRGSHVDYRRTGNQWYVRDVSDAPAPGQSRRQDRDAAPVAQGARLVTTTGQAIGRSGDRQIRG, from the coding sequence ATGGCTCGTATCGCCCATCTGTCCGATATTCATTTCGGTGCGCATGATCGCAGGATTGTCGACGCCGCAACCGCCTGGCTGGAAGAGCGTCGGCCCGACCTGATCGTGATCAGCGGTGACCTGACCCAGCGGGCGCGGGTGGAACAGTTCAAGGCAGCTGCCGCCTGGATCGGACGGCTGCATGCGGCGGGGATGAAGACATTGGTCATTCCCGGCAACCATGATGTGCCGATGTTTGATGTCGTGCGCCGCTTCGCCCGGCCACTGGGGCGCTACAAACATTATATCAGCCGGGATCTCTGTCCTTTCTACGAGGATGATGAGGTCGCGATCCTGGGGCTCAACACCGCCCGGTCGCTGACGATCAAGGACGGACGGATCAATCATGACCAGATGGATCGGCTCCGCGCGACCTTTGCACGGGTGGCGCCGGCCAAGACCCGTATCCTTGTTACCCATCATCCGCTGTTTGCCATGCCGATCGGCCGGGGCGGCGAATTGAGCGAGGCGGTGGGGCGGCACGAAGATGCGGTGCAGGCAGCGTGCGAGGCCGGAGTGCATATCGCGCTGGCCGGCCATTTCCACCGTACCTATGCGCTGGCCGCCGACCAGATGGTGGAGAGCGCCGGCGCGGCGCTGGTGATCCAGGCGGGCACGGCGACATCGACCCGCCTGCGCAATGATGAGCCGCAGAGCTTCAACTGGCTGCATGTGCAGCGCAATGACAGCATCGAACTGCAGGTCATCGTCTGGGATGGCAGTTCGTTCCAGCGCGGCAGCCATGTCGATTATCGCCGCACCGGCAACCAATGGTACGTCCGCGATGTTTCAGACGCACCGGCGCCGGGGCAAAGCCGCAGGCAGGACCGGGATGCCGCGCCCGTTGCACAAGGCGCGCGCCTAGTCACGACGACAGGGCAAGCGATCGGCCGGTCGGGAGATCGACAGATCAGGGGATAG
- a CDS encoding acylglycerol kinase family protein encodes MVRVALLSNPKSTGNRQTLPRVRSYCANNPDIFHYEVEHVDQIGRALQTIARVEPAVIVINGGDGTVQAALTELYQGEHFCGRVPPIAVLPNGKTNLIALDLGIHGDPIKALERIVEIAKSGLGDHVVQRELIALTDGQTTRPVLGMFLGGAGLADYILYCRDKIYPLGLSNGISHFLTALAVLASLVFGIRARFLPQSSHPVSISLIREGQLAGRFSVLIVTTLERLLLGVQPGDSHRGNMKLMAVDQSVPAILRLVWASLFRRMGKQQMQGIHLEQGDTIRIDGAQSSVILDGEIFRASEGKPILLRSTEPVPFLRLAA; translated from the coding sequence ATGGTCCGCGTCGCACTTCTGTCCAATCCCAAGTCTACGGGCAACCGGCAGACCTTGCCGCGCGTGCGCAGCTATTGTGCCAACAACCCCGACATCTTCCATTATGAAGTCGAGCATGTCGACCAGATCGGCCGCGCGCTGCAGACGATCGCGCGGGTCGAGCCGGCGGTCATCGTCATCAATGGCGGCGACGGCACGGTGCAGGCGGCGCTGACCGAACTTTATCAGGGCGAGCATTTCTGCGGCCGGGTGCCGCCGATCGCGGTGCTGCCCAATGGCAAGACCAACCTGATCGCGCTGGACCTGGGCATTCATGGCGACCCGATCAAGGCGCTGGAACGGATCGTCGAGATCGCCAAATCGGGCCTGGGCGACCATGTCGTGCAGCGCGAACTGATCGCGCTGACCGATGGCCAGACGACGCGGCCGGTGCTGGGCATGTTTCTTGGCGGCGCTGGCCTGGCGGACTATATCCTCTATTGCCGGGACAAGATCTACCCGCTGGGCCTGTCCAACGGCATCAGTCATTTTCTGACCGCCCTTGCCGTTCTGGCATCGCTGGTCTTTGGCATTCGTGCCCGGTTTCTGCCACAATCGAGCCATCCGGTGAGCATTTCCCTGATCCGTGAGGGGCAGTTGGCGGGGCGTTTTTCGGTGCTGATCGTCACCACGCTGGAACGGTTGCTGCTGGGTGTGCAGCCAGGCGACAGCCATCGTGGCAACATGAAGCTGATGGCGGTCGATCAGAGCGTTCCTGCGATCTTGCGGCTGGTCTGGGCCAGCCTCTTCCGCCGCATGGGCAAGCAGCAGATGCAGGGCATCCATCTGGAGCAGGGCGACACGATCCGCATCGACGGCGCGCAGAGCAGCGTGATCCTGGACGGCGAAATCTTTCGCGCGTCGGAGGGCAAGCCGATCCTGCTTCGCTCGACCGAGCCAGTGCCCTTCCTGCGTCTCGCCGCCTGA
- the grxC gene encoding glutaredoxin 3 gives MAKVEIYTKAWCGYCARAKALLDDKGVAFEEYDITMGGPRREEMLERAPGRTTVPQIFIDGQHVGGSDDLAALNREGKLDPLLGL, from the coding sequence ATGGCAAAGGTCGAAATCTATACCAAGGCCTGGTGCGGCTATTGCGCCCGGGCAAAGGCGCTGCTGGACGACAAGGGCGTCGCCTTTGAGGAATATGACATCACAATGGGCGGTCCCAGGCGCGAGGAAATGCTGGAGCGGGCGCCGGGACGCACCACCGTGCCGCAGATATTCATCGACGGCCAGCATGTCGGCGGCAGCGACGATCTGGCTGCGCTGAACCGCGAGGGCAAGCTCGACCCGCTGCTGGGGCTTTAA